A section of the Castanea sativa cultivar Marrone di Chiusa Pesio chromosome 12, ASM4071231v1 genome encodes:
- the LOC142619795 gene encoding uncharacterized protein At3g49055, whose translation MEITIENPPDTQINGPDSPTTIPHHLSDHDDDLRADLESLRESHLSLQSKSMETEQALTLVRQERDDAVDHSADLTKLVFEISRERDSLKEKIEELEASLKEKEDEFAKKLDEELRKAEEFRNEVEVSRERVKELETEIEKRNDYLSKSLDSFRLAKESLIKIFESIDEEKVEEEERELAIVESKIGEGGEEFRAISEEIVEMNRLASEVEVKVREYKEMRKKEKRELENSVVSLTEENRDINTLLRIALVEKEAVEKSLNKLKGTNEQRRVPILQRVGFGFMMGGGGNEQQPESSAVSSSGGSQKSDSECEEEVVSLASTVEKIMKNLRQEITQLRRSLEESRSDTERLQSLTEKQAQQISENTLYIKELEDRERALIQNVEEILTEIKETEAEVARWREACELEVEAGKNEIGERDKVVAILKQELEKTRAALDMSNSKLKMKEELVSAAMAAQAAAERSLQLADSRAAGLCERIEELTRQLEESESRERSRLKIRHICWPWRIFKVNTANSASKVRDVRRMLPEMQALLHSA comes from the exons ATGGAAATCACTATTGAAAACCCGCCCGATACTCAAATCAATGGCCCAGATTCACCCACCACCATCCCCCATCACCTCTCCGATCACGATGACGATCTTCGTGCAGACCTCGAATCTCTCCGCGAATCCCATCTCAGTCTCCAATCGAAGTCCATGGAGACCGAACAAGCCCTAACTCTCGTCCGGCAAGAAAGAGACGACGCCGTGGATCACAGCGCCGATTTGACGAAACTCGTTTTCGAAATCTCGAGGGAGCGAGACTCTCTGAAGGAAAAAATCGAGGAGCTCGAAGCTTCGCTGAAGGAAAAAGAGGACGAGTTCGCGAAAAAGCTCGACGAGGAACTGAGGAAAGCGGAGGAGTTCAGGAATGAAGTTGAGGTTTCGAGAGAAAGAGTTAAGGAATTGGAAACTGAAATCGAGAAGAGGAACGATTACTTGTCGAAGAGCTTGGATTCGTTCCGATTAGCGAAGGAGAGTTTAATCAAGATATTCGAGAGCATAGACGAAGAGAAGGTCGAAGAAGAAGAGCGCGAATTAGCGATCGTTGAGTCCAAAATAGGCGAAGGAGGCGAGGAATTTAGGGCAATATCAGAGGAAATAGTGGAAATGAATAGGTTGGCGAGCGAGGTGGAGGTGAAGGTGAGAGAGTACAAGGAAAtgaggaagaaggagaagaggGAATTGGAGAACAGTGTGGTGAGTTTGACGGAGGAGAATCGGGACATCAACACTTTGCTTAGGATCGCGTTGGTGGAGAAGGAGGCGGTGGAGAAGAGCTTGAATAAGCTGAAGGGGACTAATGAGCAGAGAAGGGTGCCGATTTTGCAGAGAGTTGGTTTCGGGTTTATGATGGGAGGTGGGGGTAATGAGCAGCAGCCAGAGAGTTCTGCAGTGAGTTCGAGTGGAGGGAGTCAGAAGTCGGATAGCGAGTGTGAAGAGGAGGTTGTTAGTTTG GCCTCAACTGTGGAGAAGATAATGAAGAATTTGCGGCAAGAAATCACTCAATTGCGAAGATCTTTGGAAGAATCTAG GTCAGACACTGAGCGCTTGCAGAGTCTTACAGAGAAACAAGCTCAACAAATTTCCGAAAACACTCTGTACATCAAAGAATTGGAAGATAGAGAGAGGGCGTTAATTCAAAAT GTTGAAGAAATCCTGACGGAAATAAAAGAAACTGAAGCTGAGGTTGCTAGATGGAGGGAAGCATGCGAGTTGGAAGTGGAAGCTGGTAAAAATGAAATTGGAGAACGTGACAAAGTG GTGGCCATTCTGAAGCAAGAGTTGGAGAAAACAAGGGCTGCTTTGGACATGTCCAATAGCAAATTAAAGATGAAAGAAGAACTTGTATCTGCTGCAATGGCTGCCCAGGCAGCAGCAGAGAGGTCTTTGCAGCTTGCTGACAGCAGGGCTGCAGGACTTTGTGAGCGAATCGAGGAGTTGACAAGACAATTAGAGGAATCCGAGAGCAGGGAGCGGAGTCGACTTAAGATAAGGCACATATGTTGGCCATGGCGAATATTTAAAGTAAACACTGCTAATAGTGCTAGTAAAGTTCGGGATGTGAGGAGGATGCTACCAGAAATGCAAGCCTTGCTTCATAGTGCCTGA
- the LOC142619796 gene encoding putative carbohydrate esterase At4g34215, with product MFLFFIFVCFLAACVEPQELSPENIFLLGGQSNMAGRGGVPKVNGHWNKKVPTESSPNPSILQLSLHKTWVVAHEPLHEEIDKYKTCGVGPGMPFAHEVLAKDPNFGVIGLVPCAIGGTKITDWAKGSSTGHYKQLVERANASLKSGGKIKALLWYQGESDTQQQTDARLYKRRLKRLFTNIRADLNSPNLQIIQVALASGYDNTLKEIVRAAQLGIDLPDLQTVDAKGLPLEQDHLHLSTAAQVQVGKMLANAFLQFPNCSGLR from the exons ATGttcctcttcttcatttttgtaTGCTTTCTTGCTGCATGTGTTGAGCCTCAAGAACTCAGCCCAGAAAACATATTTCTTCTGGGGGGACAAAGCAACATGGCTGGACGCGGAGGCGTTCCCAAGGTGAATGGTCATTGGAATAAGAAAGTCCCAACAGAAAGCAGTCCCAATCCTTCCATTCTACAACTCAGTTTGCACAAGACATGGGTTGTAGCACATGAGCCTCTTCATGAAGAAATTGACAAGTACAAGACATGTGGGGTTGGACCAGGCATGCCTTTTGCTCATGAAGTCTTGGCAAAGGACCCCAACTTTGGGGTGATTGGTCTTGTGCCTTGCGCCATAGGGGGGACTAAGATCACTGATTGGGCCAAGGGAAGTAGCACTGGTCATTACAAGCAATTGGTTGAAAGAGCTAATGCGTCTTTAAAGAGTGGTGGCAAAATCAAAGCGCTTCTGTGGTATCAAGGGGAGTCTGATACTCAACAACAAACAGATGCTAGATTGTATAAGAGAAGATTAAAGAGGCTGTTTACAAACATTAGAGCTGATCTGAACTCTCCAAATTTACAAATAATACAG GTGGCTCTAGCGTCAGGTTATGACAACACTCTAAAAGAGATTGTTAGAGCTGCTCAGCTGGGAATTGACCTCCCAGACCTGCAAACTGTTGACGCCAAAGGCCTGCCACTTGAACAGGATCATCTGCACCTATCCACAGCAGCTCAGGTTCAAGTCGGGAAGATGTTGGCTAATGCATTCCTTCAGTTCCCAAACTGCAGTGGCCTCAGATGA
- the LOC142621179 gene encoding putative carbohydrate esterase At4g34215, protein MSLNFFLAFLLAFSFVQSQELSPTKIFLLAGQSNMAGRGGVNNDTWNMLIPPESTPSPFILQLSRNKTWVVAHEPLHKDIDSTKVCGVGPGMPFAHEILAEDPNFGVIGLVPCAIGGTNITQWAKGSNNYRHLVERADASLRSGGKIEALLWYQGESDTQDQTDANMYKERLYNFFTNIRSDLNCPNLPIIQVALASGYNPTLEEIVRAVQLENDLPNLQTVDAKGLPLEGDRLHLSTPAQVQLGKMLADAFLNNFPKPIQ, encoded by the exons ATGTCTCTCAACTTTTTTCTAGCATTTCTTCTGGCCTTCTCTTTTGTTCAATCCCAAGAACTCAGCCCCACAAAGATATTTCTTTTGGCTGGGCAAAGCAACATGGCTGGGCGTGGTGGGGTTAACAACGACACATGGAACATGTTAATCCCCCCAGAGAGCACTCCCAGCCCTTTCATTCTACAACTCAGTCGGAACAAGACCTGGGTTGTAGCTCATGAGCCTCTTCACAAAGACATTGACTCTACAAAGGTCTGTGGAGTTGGACCGGGCATGCCTTTTGCTCATGAGATTTTGGCAGAGGACCCCAACTTTGGGGTGATTGGTCTTGTGCCCTGTGCCATTGGAGGGACTAACATCACTCAATGGGCCAAGGGTTCTAATAATTACAGACACTTGGTGGAAAGGGCTGATGCTTCCTTGAGGAGTGGTGGCAAAATCGAAGCACTTCTATGGTATCAGGGGGAATCTGATACTCAAGATCAAACCGATGCCAATATGTATAAAGAAAGGCTCTATAATTTCTTTACTAACATCAGAAGTGATCTGAACTGTCCTAATCTCCCTATAATACAG GTGGCTCTAGCTTCAGGTTATAACCCCACTCTAGAAGAAATTGTTAGAGCAGTTCAGCTGGAAAATGACCTCCCAAACTTACAAACCGTTGATGCAAAAGGTCTGCCACTTGAAGGAGATAGGCTACACCTATCAACCCCAGCCCAGGTTCAACTTGGAAAAATGTTGGCTGATGCATTCCTTAACAACTTCCCAAAGCCCATCCAGTGA